A genomic region of Methanosarcina thermophila TM-1 contains the following coding sequences:
- a CDS encoding CSL-type zinc finger protein: MLFAFIALIGITSVFLLPHRWYLWLTVLVGGAALLVTWHTKNFAYLCPRCGDVFEVSMLEDLLSPNGGSKKYVKCPQCRKRAWADILRIKEQPIHKK; encoded by the coding sequence ATGCTTTTTGCATTCATAGCATTGATTGGGATAACATCGGTTTTCCTTCTTCCTCACCGCTGGTATCTCTGGCTTACTGTATTAGTCGGGGGCGCTGCCCTGCTTGTAACATGGCATACAAAAAATTTCGCCTACCTCTGTCCCAGATGCGGCGATGTCTTTGAGGTCTCAATGCTTGAAGATTTGCTCAGCCCCAATGGTGGGAGTAAAAAATATGTGAAATGCCCGCAGTGTAGGAAACGAGCCTGGGCTGATATTCTGAGAATTAAAGAGCAACCTATCCACAAGAAGTAA